TCCACACCAGACGCGGCCGACAACCCCACCTTGCGGGCGGAGGGGAATCCTCCGGAGGGCAGGCTGAACTTGGGCTCACCCAGCGAGAACTCGAAGGAGGTCGCCGCCACCAGACTCGTATCCATCCCCAAAGCCCACGCCCGGGCCCACAGGCGGACGGGGTGGTCCACTTGGACCTCCGCCGTGTACTCGACCCATTTGATCGAATCGAGGGAGTATTGGATGGCGGCGTCGGAGACAGAATCGGTGATGCTCACGCTCTGGGCGCTTGGGAAGGTCCCTCCCGCCGGCGCGATGTTCGGTGTGGCCGTACGCACCCGGTATTCCGCCGTCACCACCGGGCTGCGCGCCAACCCGGGCATGGAGTCGTAGGCCCAGAGCGTGGTGGTCACAGTCACCACAACGGGTCTTTCGTAGACCTTCCAGCGCAGACCATCGGTGGACACGTAGACGGTTGCCTCGGGCACGGAAGGCAGGATCTGCACCGTACGCGAGGAAGTCGAGACTCCCTGAGCCGGCGTGAATCGGGGAGGCGCCAACGCGATGGTGTAATCCGCCCAGCTGATGGCCGGATCCTTCCCCGTCAAGATGGAACGGGCGTACACCCTCTCCGAGCGGTCGACCTGCACAGGTCTCAGATAGGGAGACCAACGGGAGCCATCGAGGGAGATTTCGAGCTTGCAGTCGGCCACGGAGCAGGAGATTTCCACCTCCTGGGGACCATCGTAGGATCCGGACGGCACCGAGATCACAGGTGCTCCCCCTGCCGACGCCTTCTGCAGGTTCGCGAGATCCGTCGCCTGGAGCGCTCCGCGATCCACCGCGTCCTGCGCCAAGGCGGCGACCTTGGCGGAATCCAGACCAAGCCCCGACATGACAATTTGCGTCCAACTCCGGGAGTTGCGCGCGCCCACCTGGACCAGCGCGGCGTTCAATGCGTCTCTGGAAATCCCGTCGGGCAACACCTGCGGGGATGCGACAAAAGCAGGATCTCCCGCCAACAGGCGCGATGCGTAGAAACCCACCAGTCGCGATCTGGGGTCACTGCCAAGCTTGGCGATGGAATCGGGATTCCCGCTGCTGGCCATCGAAAAGGCATCCAGAAGCTTCCCGGCCACGGAATCCGCCCCCACCAGCGAACCTGCCATCAATCCTGATCCATCGGGCTTGGCGACCACCTTGACGATTCCCACCCGAATCCCCCATCGCATCAGGGAAAGACGCAGGGTATCAGGCCCCAAGGCCGATTTCAGGTGAAACTTCACCGTACAGGAAGTTCCCTCGCAAACGGTGGCTTCTCGGCCGGAATCCTTGGAGGTCTTCCAAGCGCAAGAATCCGGAATACGGGAAGGGACGAGGCCCTGCAGCCTGACCATCGGCAATTCCGTGCCTGGTGCTTGCGGTTCGATTTCTTCCTCGTAGGTCACGTCCTGGCAAGAAACCAAGGCAAGACCGGCCATTGTGACCAGGGTCGCCAAGCCGATCCACGATTTGTGCAATCGAGGAATCCAGAGATTGGCCAGAATGGCTCTTGGGGACAGGTTCCGAAATTTGACCATCGTTTCCTCAGGGACGATCCTCGTTGCGATCCAGCACGGCCCCCGGGTGACAGGCGAACCGAACCGATTTCAATCTAATGAACCCGTACGGACGCCCGGTGGGGTGTCTCAACATAGGCGCCCGCAAAACCTACGTTTGAACCTCCCTCCCACCTCCATCCACCACCAGGGACCTCCCATGATTCTTTCTTCCGTCCTCCCTTTGATCCTGGCGGCCTTCGGCGACGAGAACTCGATCGAGCATGGCTTCGATTTCCGCATCGGCTACGATCCCATCGCTGTAGGCGAAAACGTCGGTGCCAAAGCCAGCGGCGCGAGCACTGACGGAGGCATCTCCGTTTCGGTGGGCCCGAACTTGTGGATTCCCGTGCAGGGCGATTGGGCTGTGGATGCCAGCCTTTTGGCCAACTGGGAAATGTTCTCGGTGGACCACCGCGTTTTCAACGGCACCAAAACCCAGGAATTTTCCCTGTTCACGGTGGGGTTGCAGGCTTGCGCTGGTTATCTCGTGATCGACGGGCTCTCCGCCAAGCTGGGCTACGAGCTGGACATCCCTGTGGGAGGCTCGGTGGATGTGGCCTCGCCAGGGAAATCCCAATCCTTCGATGTGGTCTGGGCTCCCGGAATCATCACGGACTACGACGAGAAAAACGAGAAACCGCTGATCTCCACCAACAACCTGATCGCAGGCCTCAGCTACCAGTTCCGCGACGACCTGCAAGTGACGCTGCAAGGCAAGTTCGCCATCAACGGCATCCTCCCCTACTACGACGCCACCTCGCTGGACGGCGCCAACAACGCGGCGGAAAACATCAAGCTCCACCAGGTGCAGATGGGCGTCTCCTACCGCTTCCGCGTCTGACCCTAGCTACCCCTTCGCATCCGATGCGGAGTCGCGGTCGAGCTTGGAGACTTCCACCTTGTCGATGCGCAGGCCGTCCATGTCCACCACGCGGTAGACCCAGCCTGCCGCTGAAATCTCCTCACCGGTGGACGGAATCCGTCCCATCAGGGCCAGCACGAGCCCTGCGATGGTGTCGTAGTGGCCTTCGCTTTCCTGGGGGAGCGAGGAGATCTCCACGGCTTCCTTGAACTTCTCCACCGGCGTCTTGCCGCTGATCAGCCAACGCCCGCCGCCCGTGGCGACGATGTCGGGATCCGTTTCCTCGTCGGTCTCGTCCTGGATGTCGCCGACGATCTCTTCCACGAGGTCTTCCAGCGTGACCACACCCTCGAAGATGCCGTGTTCGTTCACGACCACCGCCAGGTGCTGGTGCTTTTTCTTCATCAGCTGCAAAAGCGCCATGGCACGCGTGTTCTCCGGCACCAGCAGAAGCTCGCGGACCAACCCGTCCAGGCTGGGGCGCGTGTCGGAAGCCAGGCAGGCGCGGAAAATGTCCTTGGCGATCACCACGCCTTCGATGTGGTCCAGATTGCCACGGTAGGCAGGGAACCGCGAATAGCCAGATTCCATCAGGGCCGGGAGCTGTTCGTCCAGGTCCAGGTCCAGATCCACACCCACCACGGTGGTGCGCGGTGTGCGCAATTGCCGCACGAGCTTTTCGCCCATGTCGAACACCGAATGGATGAGGTCTTCCTCTTGCTCCTGGATTTCGCCATGCTCGGCGCTCTCGCGCACCATGTGGCGGATATCTTCCTGCGTGACGGTCTCTTCCGGAGCCCTGTGCAGACGCAACGCCCACAAGATGGCGTTCGTGCATCCGGAAAGCACCCACACCATGGGCCTGGCCAGCATGGAAAGGAACATCATGGGCCGCCCCAAGGCGGCGGCCAGCACGTCCGCGTACTGGATCCCTACGCGCTTGGGCACCAACT
This DNA window, taken from Fibrobacterota bacterium, encodes the following:
- a CDS encoding HlyC/CorC family transporter, coding for MITELLIIGAILFVLILLNAMFAATEMALATARRSRLQNKVDEGHRGAQLALQLQEDPNRFLSTTQIGITLVGTLAAVLTGDRLEEPLIQVYEPWMGEWARWGVMATVVAGVSFLQLVIGELVPKRVGIQYADVLAAALGRPMMFLSMLARPMVWVLSGCTNAILWALRLHRAPEETVTQEDIRHMVRESAEHGEIQEQEEDLIHSVFDMGEKLVRQLRTPRTTVVGVDLDLDLDEQLPALMESGYSRFPAYRGNLDHIEGVVIAKDIFRACLASDTRPSLDGLVRELLLVPENTRAMALLQLMKKKHQHLAVVVNEHGIFEGVVTLEDLVEEIVGDIQDETDEETDPDIVATGGGRWLISGKTPVEKFKEAVEISSLPQESEGHYDTIAGLVLALMGRIPSTGEEISAAGWVYRVVDMDGLRIDKVEVSKLDRDSASDAKG
- a CDS encoding chitobiase/beta-hexosaminidase C-terminal domain-containing protein, with protein sequence MVKFRNLSPRAILANLWIPRLHKSWIGLATLVTMAGLALVSCQDVTYEEEIEPQAPGTELPMVRLQGLVPSRIPDSCAWKTSKDSGREATVCEGTSCTVKFHLKSALGPDTLRLSLMRWGIRVGIVKVVAKPDGSGLMAGSLVGADSVAGKLLDAFSMASSGNPDSIAKLGSDPRSRLVGFYASRLLAGDPAFVASPQVLPDGISRDALNAALVQVGARNSRSWTQIVMSGLGLDSAKVAALAQDAVDRGALQATDLANLQKASAGGAPVISVPSGSYDGPQEVEISCSVADCKLEISLDGSRWSPYLRPVQVDRSERVYARSILTGKDPAISWADYTIALAPPRFTPAQGVSTSSRTVQILPSVPEATVYVSTDGLRWKVYERPVVVTVTTTLWAYDSMPGLARSPVVTAEYRVRTATPNIAPAGGTFPSAQSVSITDSVSDAAIQYSLDSIKWVEYTAEVQVDHPVRLWARAWALGMDTSLVAATSFEFSLGEPKFSLPSGGFPSARKVGLSAASGVDIHYTTDGSDPSESSPLYRDSLDIARSMVVKAAAFKAGWVRSPVAMASYSINGSVATPEFSLLAGTYTSAKIVTLSVSTTGAQIRYTTDGTVPSDTSKEYKDPISVGATTTIRAIALKTGWATSLVAVSTYTITGTVAKPTFSVPEGTYSEVRKVALSVATQGAEIRYTLDATTPDQTSPLYKDSIAIVAATTIKAIALKVDWEASPVASAKYALQDGFGMKLIPAGSFLMGSPSTEIGRAENEIRHSAQVSAFWMDTTHVTQGQYAALMGVNPSSSTGCGSDCPVETVTWFDAVLYCNARSKRDGFDTIYSYDGRKGTYGMATTALEGIAVRRGLQKPGYRLPTEAEWEYAARGTAARGGSYPAYFWGTASDPTTIGVNAWYSANSLGKPHPVATKKPNDYGLYDMAGNVWHWVGDWFGSYPATLPVDYEGPATGSFKVRRGGSWDNPESFLRSAYRGGTNPDGRSTTYGFRCVRSGP